One window from the genome of Motilibacter peucedani encodes:
- a CDS encoding Lrp/AsnC family transcriptional regulator gives MPTNPRLTLDRTDGLIVECLQRDARMSIADLARTVSLSSSATAERLRRLLEAGVITGYSAVLSPESLGYQITAFVRVAYPSGTYKPFHDLLDSTPEIVEAHHVTGNECFIVKTLARSMKDLERITGRLATLGSITTHVVYSSPLPRRNLAPAAE, from the coding sequence GAATCCCCGCCTGACGCTCGACCGCACAGACGGCCTCATCGTCGAGTGCCTCCAGCGCGACGCACGCATGAGCATCGCCGACCTGGCCCGAACCGTCAGCCTGTCCTCGAGCGCCACAGCGGAGCGTCTGCGGCGCCTGTTGGAGGCTGGCGTGATCACCGGCTACAGCGCGGTCCTGAGTCCGGAGTCGCTCGGCTACCAGATCACGGCGTTCGTGCGCGTCGCGTACCCGTCCGGCACCTACAAGCCGTTCCACGACCTGCTCGACTCGACGCCGGAGATCGTCGAGGCGCACCACGTGACGGGCAACGAGTGCTTCATCGTCAAGACTCTCGCCCGGTCGATGAAGGACCTCGAGCGGATCACCGGGCGCTTGGCGACGCTCGGGAGCATCACGACCCACGTCGTCTACTCGAGCCCGCTGCCGCGCAGGAACCTGGCACCCGCCGCTGAGTAG
- a CDS encoding TetR/AcrR family transcriptional regulator — protein MTETPVRRADTRVRIVEAAAELLQEGGPAAVTTRAAAEAAGVQAPAIYRLFGDKEGLLEAVAEHVLATYVSSKAQVVRDATVAEIDPLDDLRSGWDTQIAFELANPALHRLLHDPQRAGRSPAIQSGLRVLEARVHRLAVEGRLAVSERQAVDVIAAAGSGAVQVLLAAPPDKRDLALADRMFDAALSQVLVEPVASGPGGTLPAAVTLRAAAPQLDVLTTSERALLVEWLDRILA, from the coding sequence GTGACCGAGACTCCGGTACGCCGTGCTGACACACGGGTGCGCATCGTCGAAGCGGCCGCTGAGCTGCTGCAGGAAGGCGGACCCGCCGCGGTGACCACGCGAGCGGCAGCCGAGGCGGCGGGCGTACAGGCCCCAGCGATCTACCGGCTGTTCGGCGACAAGGAAGGGCTGCTCGAAGCGGTGGCGGAGCACGTGCTCGCGACGTACGTCTCGAGCAAGGCGCAGGTGGTGCGCGATGCCACGGTTGCCGAGATCGATCCCCTCGATGACCTGCGTTCCGGTTGGGACACGCAGATCGCGTTCGAACTGGCCAACCCCGCCCTCCACCGGCTCCTGCACGATCCGCAGCGGGCGGGGCGCTCGCCCGCCATCCAGTCCGGCTTGCGGGTTCTCGAAGCACGCGTCCACCGGCTCGCGGTCGAGGGTCGCCTGGCGGTCAGCGAGCGGCAAGCTGTCGACGTCATAGCGGCTGCTGGTAGTGGCGCGGTGCAGGTGCTCCTCGCTGCCCCGCCGGACAAGCGGGACCTTGCGCTCGCCGACCGGATGTTCGACGCTGCCCTCAGTCAGGTCCTCGTCGAGCCTGTCGCGTCGGGGCCGGGCGGCACTCTGCCGGCCGCTGTCACCCTGCGCGCCGCAGCACCGCAGCTCGACGTGCTGACCACCTCCGAGCGCGCCCTCCTGGTGGAGTGGTTGGACCGCATCCTCGCCTAG
- a CDS encoding NAD(P)H-binding protein yields MIVLTGATGALVGSTADHLLERLDPEELVVVARDPRKAQRFADRGVEVRHGDYDDPSGLPAAFAGADQLLLVSSNAVVGDPVEQHRAAIEAAVAAGVGRLLYTSHQGASPASPFAPARTHAATEELLAGSGLAWTSLRNGFYAHTLEWLLGPWRETGRIVIPGDGPVSWTSREDEAEAAALVLLSPGAHDGPVTLTAAAAPTFVAVAAVAAELASRPVETVVVDPEEWVSGLVAAGSPEPQARFTLGIFEAAAQEMFAGVDPLLGELLGRAPRTVRDALQAIDAKQRAAG; encoded by the coding sequence ATGATCGTGCTCACTGGCGCCACTGGCGCTCTCGTCGGATCCACTGCAGACCACCTGCTCGAGCGACTCGATCCTGAGGAGCTCGTCGTCGTCGCGCGCGACCCGAGGAAGGCGCAGCGCTTCGCGGACCGCGGGGTGGAGGTGCGGCATGGCGACTACGACGACCCGAGTGGTCTGCCCGCTGCCTTCGCGGGAGCGGACCAGCTGCTGCTCGTGTCATCGAACGCTGTGGTCGGGGACCCGGTCGAGCAGCACCGGGCTGCGATCGAGGCGGCCGTCGCAGCCGGCGTCGGCCGTCTGCTCTACACCAGCCACCAGGGCGCTTCGCCAGCATCGCCCTTCGCGCCCGCCCGCACCCACGCCGCTACCGAGGAACTCCTGGCGGGGTCCGGCCTCGCTTGGACGTCCCTGCGCAACGGCTTCTACGCCCACACCCTCGAGTGGCTGCTCGGCCCGTGGCGCGAGACCGGCCGCATCGTGATCCCGGGCGACGGCCCTGTCTCCTGGACATCTCGAGAGGACGAGGCGGAGGCAGCGGCCCTCGTGCTTCTGTCCCCGGGTGCGCACGACGGGCCGGTGACTCTGACTGCCGCTGCTGCGCCGACCTTCGTCGCGGTGGCGGCCGTCGCGGCGGAGCTTGCGTCGCGGCCAGTGGAGACGGTGGTAGTCGATCCCGAGGAGTGGGTGTCAGGGTTGGTCGCCGCTGGCTCGCCTGAGCCGCAAGCGCGCTTCACCCTGGGCATCTTCGAGGCGGCGGCCCAGGAAATGTTCGCTGGTGTCGACCCGCTGCTCGGCGAACTGCTCGGCCGTGCGCCGCGCACCGTACGCGACGCCCTGCAGGCGATCGACGCAAAGCAGAGGGCTGCTGGCTGA